Proteins from one Podarcis raffonei isolate rPodRaf1 chromosome 1, rPodRaf1.pri, whole genome shotgun sequence genomic window:
- the RB1 gene encoding retinoblastoma-associated protein isoform X5 gives MATPRTPRKTEAPPAGQATPERDRLPFAEKAFFALCDALHVTDSVRVTAWKTYEKVSLDGVVESHLKKEWWGICIFTAAIDLDEVTFTFTELLKCLGISVCKFVYMIKEMDVNMDTISTKVESTISHLKKKYDVLLALYHKLERTCGLIYVEHPDDQVCAELSSSLVLKLCWIMFLLAKGKILQMEEDLVISFQLLLCVLDYFIKLVPPAVLNEPYKSLSAMSVNSSARTYRRTQNRSIRTSKTDTEIKVIEELCKEHDCNLDEVKNVYFTSFIPFLNSLGITPSSGLPEVESISSKYEEMYLKNKDIDARLFLEKDETLQYDRTECLQLGRTPTKNNPGYDPPVVLPQTPVRAAMNTIQQLMMILNSASDKPSDNLISYFNNCTANPMQSILERTENLSHVFREKFAEAVGQGCAEIGSQRYRLGVRLYYRVMEAILKSEEKRLSIHNFSKLLNNNIFHTSLLACALEVVIATYGASRNAPQSESMNMETDLSFPWIINIFDLKAFDLYKVIESFIKAEPNLTREMIKHLECCEHRIMESLAWQSVPVPNKISQEKGVFRFSISSSRWSARIGKPSSKTL, from the exons ATGGCGACCCCCAGGACCCCCAGGAAGACGGAGGCGCCGCCCGCCGGCCAGGCCACGCCGGAGCGGGACAG GCTTCCATTTGCTGAAAAAGCATTTTTTGCCCTATGTGATGCCTTGCATGTGACGGACAGTGTGCGAGTAACCGCTTGGAAGACTTACGAGAAAGTGTCTCTGGATGGAGTTGTA GAGAGCCATCTTAAAAAAGAATGGTGGGGGATCTGTATTTTTACAGCAGCCATTGACCTGGATGAGGTGACATTCACTTTTACAGAGCTTCTGAAATGCCTAGGTATTAG CGTTTGCAAATTTGTGTACATGATTAAAGAAATGGATGTCAACATGGACACCATTAGTACTAAAGTGGAAAGTACTATATCACACCTAAAGAAAAAATATGATGTCCTGCTTGCACTATACCACAAGTTGGAAAG aacttgTGGACTTATCTATGTTGAGCATCCTGATGATCA AGTTTGTGCTGAACTAAGTTCTTCACTAGTTCTAAAACTATGCTGGATCATGTTTCTTTTGGCAAAAG GAAAAATATTACAGATGGAAGAAGATTTGGTTATTTCCTTCCAGTTGCTGCTTTGTGTCCTTGATTATTTTATCAAACTGGTGCCCCCAGCAGTACTCAACGAACCATACA AATCCCTGAGTGCAATGTCTGTTAATAGCTCAGCTCGAACTTACAGGCGAACTCAGAACAGGAGTATACGTACTTCAAAAACAGATACAGAAATAAAGGTTATTGAAGAGCTTTGTAAAGAACATGATTGTAATTTGGATGAG gtGAAAAATGTTTACTTTACTAGTTTTATTCCATTCCTGAACTCTTTGGGTATTACACCTTCCAGTGGACTTCCAGAG GTTGAGAGTATTTCGAGCAAATATGAAGAAATGTATCTGAAAAACAAGGATATTGATGCCAGATTATTTTTAGAGAAAGATGAAACTTTGCAATATGATCGCACTGAATg TTTACAGTTGGGGAGAACACCAACCAAGAATAACCCAGGTTATGATCCTCCTGTTGTACTTCCACAGACCCCGGTTCG tgCTGCGATGAATACTATCCAACAGTTAATGATGATTTTAAACTCTGCAAGTGATAAACCATCAGATAACCTTATCTCATATTTTAAC aactgcactgcaaatccTATGCAAAGCATACTGGAAAGAACAGAAAACCTGAGCCATGTCTTCAGAGAGAAATTTGCTGAAGCAGTTGGGCAAGGATGTGCTGAAATTGGATCACAG AGGTATAGGCTTGGTGTACGGTTATACTACAGGGTGATGGAAGCCATCTTAAAGTCG GAAGAAAAACGCCTATCAATTCATAATTTTAG cAAACTTTTGAATAACAACATCTTTCATACATCTCTGTTGGCCTGTGCTCTTGAAGTTGTCATAGCTACTTATGGCG CCTCAAGGAATGCTCCACAAAGTGAAAGTATGAATATGGAAACAGATTTATCTTTCCCATGGATTATCAACATATTTGACTTAAAAGCCTTTGACTTATACAAGGTTATTGAAAGCTTCATTAAAGCAGAACCAAACTTGACAAGAGAGATGATAAAACACCTGGAATGCTGTGAACACCGTATAATGGAATCCCTGGCATGGCAATCA